One Fusarium musae strain F31 chromosome 6, whole genome shotgun sequence DNA segment encodes these proteins:
- a CDS encoding hypothetical protein (EggNog:ENOG41): protein MEENSTEVSDVMSENEDETETFLKEEDEKMTDQSTTEGTTEVKKKYDPKDPMRPRRKKARRACFACQRAHLTCGDERPCQRCIKRGLADACQDGVRKKAKYLHDAPPEALRPVLGPNYNPSPNPTPSRPNAQRQNSNASQSDSMSATGSNFFSQASTTTLPVFSTGAQTPVGIDSLPFNPQTSPTSFQAPISNAHAQINNIIPTGNMDFNALFDPSNPALYNFDLEGLNFGSQYAGWEFGILNKMALGAETPPRENSLSQTPTTEATYAALFGNANGNGNGFDNPMLGADFSGMDQNNQSLYAQGNLQHGLPHAYAIAAGPTSLASPSTDATASPHSVAGLESSPGHNFAGIPTVPGAQRHRPKSTKPNPKSYLGKRQRDSAAIYESVKEPYPYTTGFHNMVAVLRNRLPGNKLLRIAKALGEIRPSFISCTKDLTRQDLIFMEKCFQRTLVEYDDFLQHCCAPTIVCRRSGEVAAVNKEFIALTGWTKEVLLGKEPNLNINTYSGRSTNGSNTPDNNAQGDMPTPRPQRAALDMSGGRPQPVFLGELLDDDSVVEFYQDFAELAFEDSRGKVQRSCRLNKYRSSQSMDIKPDHTAQKDVQPSILSSRVTRIDSEHGISRIERDGKVECTYCWTIKRDVFDIPMMIIMNFLPRYLPDQGPQQLAV from the exons ATGGAGGAGAATAGCACTGAGGTCTCAGATGTTATGTCTGAGAACGAAGACGAGACGGAAACTTTTCttaaagaagaagacgagaagaTGACCGACCAGAGCACTACCGAGGGCACCAcggaggtcaagaagaagtacgACCCCAAAGACCCTATGCGCCCAAGGAGGAAAAAGGCGCGAAGGGCCTGCTTTGCATGCCAAAGAGCTCATCTGACTTGTG GAGATGAGAGACCATGCCAAAGGTGCATTAAGCGTGGCCTTGCTGATGCATGCCAAGATGGTGTGCGCAAGAAGGCTAAATACCTCCATGATGCTCCTCCAGAAGCCCTGCGGCCTGTCCTTGGCCCAAATTATAACCCCAGTCCTAATCCTACTCCCTCAAGGCCCAACGCTCAGCGCCAAAATTCGAATGCTAGTCAGTCAGATAGTATGTCTGCAACTGGCAGCAACTTCTTTTCTCAGGCGAGCACTACGACACTGCCGGTCTTTTCGACGGGGGCGCAGACTCCTGTAGGCATTGATAGTCTACCTTTCAACCCACAAACGTCTCCGACATCCTTCCAGGCTCCGATCAGCAATGCGCACGCCCAAATAAACAATATTATACCTACCGGTAATATGGACTTCAACGCTTTATTTGACCCCAGCAACCCTGCTCTATACAATTTTGACCTCGAAGGTCTGAATTTCGGGAGTCAATACGCCGGCTGGGAGTTTGGCATCCTTAACAAAATGGCCCTTGGAGCCGAGACACCTCCACGAGAGAACTCCCTGTCACAAACTCCAACCACCGAGGCCACTTATGCAGCTCTCTTCGGAAATGCAAATGGCAACGGAAACGGCTTTGATAATCCCATGCTAGGGGCCGACTTTTCGGGTATGGACCAAAATAACCAATCTCTATATGCCCAGGGAAACCTCCAGCACGGACTACCCCATGCTTATGCTATTGCAGCCGGGCCTACGAGTCTTGCCAGCCCAAGCACAGATGCGACAGCCAGCCCCCATTCTGTTGCGGGCTTGGAGAGCTCACCAGGCCATAATTTTGCTGGAATCCCTACAGTTCCTGGCGCACAACGGCACAGACCGAAGAGTACTAAGCCGAATCCCAAGTCGTATCTTGGCAAGCGACAAAGAGACTCTGCCGCTATCTACGAAAGTGTAAAAGAGCCGTATCCTTACACAACCGGTTTCCACAACATGGTGGCTGTCCTACGAAACCGGCTGCCCGGTAATAAGCTACTACGAATCGCTAAAGCCCTCGGGGAGATCCGACCGTCTTTTATATCGTGTACCAAAGATCTGACCCGTCAGGATCTCATTTTCATGGAGAAGTGTTTTCAAAGAACGTTGGTAGAATATGATGACTTTTTACAGCATTGCTGCGCTCCGACCATTGTCTGTCGAAGATCGGGCGAGGTCGCTGCTGTCAACAAAGAGTTTATCGCGTTGACAGGATGGACAAAAGAGGTACTGCTCGGAAAGGAGCCAAACCTCAATATCAATACCTACAGTGGGCGTTCAACCAATGGGTCGAACACACCAGACAACAATGCTCAGGGAGACATGCCAACGCCCCGGCCTCAAAGAGCCGCCCTTGACATGAGCGGCGGGCGGCCTCAGCCTGTTTTCCTGGGTGAATTGCTGGATGATGACAGTGTGGTTGAGTTTTACCAAGATTTTGCGGAATTGGCTTTTGAGGACAGTCGCGGCAAGGTACAGAGAAGTTGCCGACTCAACAAGTATCGATCCTCTCAGAGCATGGACATCAAACCCGACCATACTGCTCAGAAGGACGTACAGCCGAGCATCCTCAGTAGCCGAGTCACGCGGATTGACAGCGAGCACGGTATATCGAGGATTGAGAGGGATGGCAAGGTTGAGTGCACTTACTGTTGGACGATCAAACGAGACGTCTTTGACATTCCCATGATGATTATAATGAAT TTCTTACCGAGATATTTACCAGACCAAGGACCCCAGCAACTGGcagtttag